A region from the Hydra vulgaris chromosome 08, alternate assembly HydraT2T_AEP genome encodes:
- the LOC136083322 gene encoding jerky protein homolog-like, whose product MVYHKKRKTDRPPRGKVNENEMRAAVNAVLNGGTVYRVSKERGINLMTLKRYVRKCQLNPSTVCKPNFITMQIFTNEEETSLSDYLLRASKLHYGLSTKTTRKLVYEFAMTLSKRIPKSWKILQFAGKQWLRGFMLRRNELSLRNPEATSMAQVTAFNRYTVGEFFTNLKDVRLRHKFQPQNIYNVDETGLTTVQKPVKVIAEKGDKQVGRITSAERGTLVTVCCAVNAIGNSIPPFFIFPRVHFKGSMLNGGPPGCVGVANPSGWVNCAMFFEWMKHFIQNVKCSPANPVLLLLDNHESHVSIVCLDLAKKMA is encoded by the coding sequence atggtgtatcataaaaaaagaaaaaccgaTAGACCACCAAGAggtaaagttaatgaaaatgaaatgcGAGCAGCTGTTAATGCAGTTCTTAATGGTGGTACAGTTTATCGTGTATCTAAAGAGAGGGGAATCAATTTAATGACACTTAAGAGATATGTAAGGAAATGTCAATTAAATCCAAGTACAGTCTGCAAACCTAACTTCATTACCATGCAAATCTTTACCAACGAAGAAGAAACATCTTTATCAGACTATCTTTTAAGGGCTTCAAAACTTCACTATGGATTGTCAACCAAAACAACACGAAAACTTGTCTATGAATTTGCAATGACTCTTTCTAAGCGCATTCCTAAATCCTggaaaattttacaatttgcTGGGAAACAGTGGCTTCGTGGTTTTATGTTACGTAGGAATGAGTTATCTTTACGAAATCCAGAAGCTACTAGTATGGCACAAGTAACTGCTTTTAATCGTTATACAGTCGGAGAATTTTTCACCAATCTAAAAGATGTTCGTCTGCGACACAAATTTCAGccacaaaacatatataatgttgatgagaCAGGTCTTACAACCGTTCAAAAACCAGTTAAAGTAATTGCTGAAAAAGGAGATAAACAAGTTGGAAGGATAACTTCAGCAGAAAGAGGGACATTGGTAACAGTTTGTTGTGCAGTTAATGCAATAGGAAACTCAATccctccattttttatttttccaagagTTCATTTCAAAGGAAGTATGTTAAATGGTGGTCCACCTGGATGTGTTGGGGTTGCAAACCCATCTGGCTGGGTGAATTGTGCAATGTTTTTCGAGtggatgaaacattttattcaaaatgtgaaATGTTCACCAGCTAATCCAGTGCTTTTACTTCTTGACAACCATGAGAGTCATGTTTCAATTGTGTGTTTagatttagctaaaaaaatgGCATAA